CTGCAGCAGCACCGCTGGCGCCACCGTGGACACCGGCACGTTCCCGCTCTCCGCTCCGCAGTAGCCGTTGAAGATGCCCTGCTTGCGGCCCGTCGCCATGATCCGGTTGATCGACGACAGCGGCGTGCCCACGATCTCCACCCCGCGCACCAGCGACTCCTGCCCCGTCTTCACGTCCACCCGGTACACCATCCGCGGCACGCCCTTGAACGCCTGGTAGCCGTAGCTCGACGTGTTCGTGTTGCCGCCCGTGATGTCCCGGATGATGAGCCCGTACGGCTTGCCCTGACGCTTCGCCTCGGCGATCAGCTGCTTCTTCAGCTCCACGTCCTCCACCTGCTTCGCCGACTCGACGATCAGGTTGGCCATGCGCGCCACCGGCTTGCGCGTACCCTGGCTGCGCCCGTGCCCGTTGGACTGCAGGAAACCCTCCACCGGCCGCCTCGACAGCAGATAGCCCTTCAGCACGCCCTTCTCCACCAGCACCGTCCGCTGCCCCTTCACGCCCTCCTCGTCGTACTCGTAGAAGCCATTGAGCGGCTCCTCCCGCAGCGTGCGCACCGTCGGGTCATCCACCAGCGTGATGAACGGCGGCAGCACCAGCTTGCCCACCTGGCCCCGGAACGTCTTCCCCTCCCCTTCCCCGTCCTGCCGGTCTCCCTCCAGCCGGTGCCCCATGGTCTCGTGGAACAACACCCCCGCCGCCTCCGCCGCGAGGATCGCCGGTCCCGTGTATGGATCGATCGCCGGTGCCTTGCGCAGCGCCAGCAGCTCCTCGATCACCTTGTGGGTGGCCTCGGCCAGCTTCTTGTCATCTGGCAGCCCCGCCTCGGTGGGCGAGTAGTAGTTGCGCGAGTTGTCCAGCAGCTGCCCGTCCTCGGCCCGCGTCACCGCCATCACATGCAGCCCGTACATCGTCTCTTCCGTCACGATGCGGCTGCCCTCGGTGGACACGAACAGGCGCCTCACCTTGTCCGCCGTCACCCGCACCTCCGAGTCGAAGATCTCCGGGTGCGCCTTGAAACGCGCCGACACCTCACGCGCCACCCGGACCCACCGGTC
The sequence above is drawn from the Archangium gephyra genome and encodes:
- a CDS encoding TldD/PmbA family protein, which gives rise to MRTRTWTVLPLLAASVLLTAAAPAPDARVTLLDAMAEELQRNQKQLKLQNHEPPYFMSYQLKEGEQHGIVARYGAIFLDDSYHERKLYVDVRVGSYAFDNSGPEEYDFFGGGKGSSYVANKDAPIDDSALALRTSLWLVTDEKYKAALSQFLKKKADNVYAVEEPTQTASFSKEKPVTYVQPAVAFPFDHDRWVRVAREVSARFKAHPEIFDSEVRVTADKVRRLFVSTEGSRIVTEETMYGLHVMAVTRAEDGQLLDNSRNYYSPTEAGLPDDKKLAEATHKVIEELLALRKAPAIDPYTGPAILAAEAAGVLFHETMGHRLEGDRQDGEGEGKTFRGQVGKLVLPPFITLVDDPTVRTLREEPLNGFYEYDEEGVKGQRTVLVEKGVLKGYLLSRRPVEGFLQSNGHGRSQGTRKPVARMANLIVESAKQVEDVELKKQLIAEAKRQGKPYGLIIRDITGGNTNTSSYGYQAFKGVPRMVYRVDVKTGQESLVRGVEIVGTPLSSINRIMATGRKQGIFNGYCGAESGNVPVSTVAPAVLLQEIELQRTVEGKDRPPILLSPTAGTTASDEVK